The Erythrobacter sp. SDW2 region CGGCTCGAGGTCTTGGGGATGCGGAAGCCCGCAGCCGCTACGATGGCGACCACGATCGGCGTAGTGCGATTGCCAGGAAGGCCGCCAACGCAGTGCTTGTCGAGGACCATCCCCTCGCCCCAGTCGAGGGTTTGTCCCGCATCCTGCATTGCGCGGGTCAGGGCGATTGTCTCATCGACGTCCAACCGATCTCCCGCGCACGCTGCGATGAACGCGGCCAGATCGAGATCGGAAAGGCGGAAGGCCAGAACATCTTTGACGATTGCCCCAAAGTCGTCCTGCGCCAGCTTCTGGCCATAGACTTTTGCGCGAATGGCAGATGTGCTCTCTGCCGGTTCTGCGTGTCCGAAGAAGCCCTTTTCCCCCGGCCGGACACCAAGACTGGTCCATGCTGAGTTGCTGAGAGCTGCAATGTCCGGCGCGAGCCAATCGGCATCGGTGACCACGTTCAGCGAAGCGATGATCTTCCGTTCACGAAGTGTGATTTCGACCCGGGTCAGCGAGCTGAAGCCCTCTGCCCGGCAGAGGTGGCAATCCTTGTGCATGAAGACCACCGGTTGGCGGTAGGTATCGATACCGGCACGAACAAGCGGAATGGAGTGAACATTGTCGCTCATTGCGGGGACCTGATCGAAACTCGTTCGAGGTGTTCTGGCACACGGACATCCCAGCCGAGCTCGTGTTCGATCCGGAAGCGCAAGGCATCTGCGGCATCAGGTTCACCATGCGTCACATAAGTCATTTGCGGCGGCTTCGCCTTGCCCATCCAGGCAAGTAATTCGTCCGCATCCGCATGGCCGGAAAGTCCTTCAAGCTGGATAACTTCAGCACGGATTGGAATCTCGTCACCGAAAATTCGAAGCGTACGCTTTCCTTGAACGAGCGCAGCACCACGGGTGCCCCCGGCCTGGAAACCGGATAGTACGATCGCGTTCTTCGGGTCTTGGCCGAAGCTGACGACGTGGTGCAGGATGCGGCCGCCGGTCAGCATGCCGCTGGCGGAGATGATGATCTTCGGGGTGGTCACCCGATTCAACGCTTTCGATTCCTCGACCGTGCGGACTCGCTCGGCGAGGTCAAACATGGCCTTGCAATCATCCCTGCTCACGCGATGCTCGCCGTGATGCCGATGATAAATGTCGGTCGCGTTGGCGCCCATGGGTGTATTAAGATAGACTGGAATGTCAGGGATTTCTCCACGTTCGCGCAGCCGCGCTATCTGAAGCATAACCCCCTGGACCCGTCCGACAGCGAATGCCGGCACGAGGATTGTCCCTCCCCGGCCCACAACTTTATTGATGACCTCGGCCAGTTCGGCCTCGGCATCGACCGAAGGATGCGTGCGATTGCCATAAGTCGACTCGCTTACGAGTATGTCTGCTCCAGAAAATCGATCGGGACTGCGCATCATCGGGTCTGTCGGCCTCCCGACATCGCCGCTGAAATGGAGGACGCGCCCGTCGATGGTCAGCCGTATCGATGCCGCGCCCAGCAGGTGCCCAGCAGGTATAAAGCGCGCCGATATGCCGTCGCCCATATCGAGCGCCGTATCGAACGAAACCGGATCGAAATGCCCGAGCGCGGCCTTCGCATCATCCAGCGTGTAAAGAGGCTGCGGGTCGCGATGCTTCGAAAAGGCCTTGCGCCTTGCATATCGGGCTTCCTCTTCCTGCAGATGCCCGCTGTCGGGTAACAGAAGGCCACAGAGTTCGGTGGTCGACGGCGTGGCGTGAATCTTGCCGCGGAACCCGTTCCGAACAAGCGCGGGTAAATAGCCTGAGTGATCCAGGTGAGCATGCGTAAGGAGCACATCGCTGATGCTTTCCGGCGGTACCGGAAAGGGGTTCCAGTTGCGGAGGCGCAACTGCTTGAAACCCTGAAAAAGACCGCAATCGATCAAGATCCGCCGTCGCCCCTGTTCGACGAGGTAGCGGGAGCCCGTGACAGTCCCGGTTGCGCCGAGAAAAGTGAGCGACGGTTGATCTTTCTCTTGCATTGCCCTTGCCTCTATCTCGAGAATTCAGGCGCCCCGCTTGCTGAAGTACCTATACAGCGGGACCGCGATGACGGCGATGTACCAGCCATAAAGAAAGCTGCCGATCGCCCCGGCGGCGAACCCAAGGGGCGTCAACCACTCGAAGCCCGGCAGGAGGGGTGCCCATGCTTCAACCATGTGAAACCTGCCAGGAACCGCGAGGCCGAAGCCTATGCAAATCAGATAGGACGCTAGGAGAAAGACGCTGAGCGTCCATCCCCACACCTTGATGCTCGGAACATCGGACGAATTCGACATGTCGACTCTCCTCTCAATATACTGTAGGGGGGTATAGTATATGACCTACGGAAAATCAAGTGTCGTAACGCCTCGGGGGAGATTGGCGCGAGGAGACAAAGCTGGCATGGAACAGCGTATGAAGACGAAGTTCGAGAAAGAGATCGCGCGCATGCGCAGGATCGAAGGCCAAGCTCGTGGCATTGCCAAGATGATGGAAGAGGACCGGTATTGCATCGACATCCTCCAGCAGTTTGCGGCAATGGAGGCCGCCTTGCGCTCAGCCCGCATGGAAGTGCTCAAAATCCACGCGAGCCATTGCCTGGAAGAAGCGGTCGAACTTGGCTCAAAGGATGATCAGCGAACCAAGATCGCCGAACTTATTGCCCTGCTGGAAAAGCAAGCTCGCTGAACTGCTCGCCCAACAGGGCTATGATTTTTGTGTCATGAGGTCGGCTCAACCCGGACCATGACCCTTATGCGTCGCGTGATCTTCTGCAGGCGCTTCCGCAGACGGAGTGTCACCATCGGGCTTGGCGCCTGACTGATGATCACCCATCATACCATGATCCATCTTGGAGTGGTCCATCATACAGCAGGACATCTTGCCATCCTTGCCCTTCATCATCATGCCCTGCATTTTCATCCCGTTGTGCATCATCTCGCACATCTCGGGCTTTTCGCCGGATGCCTGAGCATCGCTTGCGGGCGCCTCGCTTGACTGCGCCAGAGCGGGTCCGGCCAGCGACAGACCTGCGACCAATCCAATCAGTATTTTCATGTCGATTCTCCTCGTCGTGATCAGTTGTAGGTATTGAAGACGGTACGGCCTGATTTGCCGAAAGCGATCACCTGATAGGGTTGGGTCTGGCCGTTCATTTCCATGCCGGGCGATCCAAGAGGCATTCCGGCTACAGCCAGTCCCTCGACGCCCGCAGGGCGCTCACGAAGAAGGCGCGCAATATCGGCTGCGGGGACATGGCCCTCGATTACATAGCCATCCACTACCATCGTGTGACACGAACGCAGCTCATCGGGCACCTGATGCCCGTCCTTGACGGCTGCCATGTCCGGGCTGTCCTGTACGGCAACCTCCGCAGAAAGGCCTGCGCGAACATGATCTGCCCAGTCTTCGCAGCATCCGCAACTGGGATCGCGGAACATGGTGTAGGTGGCGGCTTGGGCGGCACCGGCGCATGCTGCAAGCAGCATCGCACCGAAGAGCGGAAGCAGGCGACGAGTTTCGAAGGCTGGCTTTGTCATGATCACTCGTGTCCCATTGCTTTCATGTCTTCGTCCGACATGCCGGTCATGTCGTGACCGGCGTGCGGATCGTTCGAGGCGGTTGGTGAGGGAGCCGGTGCTGGCCGGGCGGGCCCGGGCGTCGCCGCACCAGTCTTGGGCTTGGCTGGCGCTACTGCGGGCTTTGGACTGGGCGATGGTGCGGCAGTGGTGGTCGGAACGGGATCGTCACTCACAGCAGAATTCGCGACCGCAGCCGGCGTGGCTGTTGTCGTAGCAGCGGGCGTGTCGATTGTTGCCTCGCTCGCCGCGCTCTTATCAGGTGCAGGGTCGGAGGGCGCGTCGCACGCGGCCAGGCTGGCGGTGATCAGAGGAAGCAGGCCTAGTGTCGGCATCCGCTTGAAAAAGGTCGTTTGCATAGAGGTTACTCCAAACCAAGATGATTGGGGCCAAACACCATTTCGCCGCCGTGATAGCCCTGGATGACCAGGGCAACCGCCAGTAGGGCGATTACGAAACGGAGTGCCTTCCTGCTTCCAGGGCGGAAGGCCAGCCATGCGGCCATGATCGCGACAGCCGCGATTGCCGTCCCGTTCCATCGATGGAGAGCGAGTGTCTCCGAACGATCTTCCAGGCGCCAGCCACCGGCAAACCAACCGAAGACAGCAGCCGCTGCAGCGCCGGCAGCTCCACCGGAAACGAGAAAGCGTACGGTTATTTCAAGCCCCCATGCTGGACGCATGAACAACAAGATTTCAGCGATTGCAGCCATCAAGAGCAGGGCGATGGGGAAGTGTGCCGCAACGGGATGAAGTCGCCCGAGCAGGTCCCCCGCAGAGGTTATCCGGTTCTCCGCGATTTTCGCCTCGAGAGCCTGCTCGGCCGTCACTGGCGTTGCAGCCGTCGTGGCGGCGGGTTCGGTCTTTCCCGAGGCCAAATGATCGCGAGCCGCCGACGGCGCTCCATGCATGTCCGCGTCTCCATGCATTTCCATCTGCGCCATCTCGGCATCGCTCATGTCTTTCTTGTGGCCATCGTGCGCACTGGCATCAACTGGCAAGGAAAGAGCAGCGACCAGCAGGATGGCGAAGTGAGACCGAAGGATGCGAAGGACCGTCATGCTCGAAATACGCGTCAACCATTCGAAGCCCTCGAAAAAAATTTCGAGGGCCAAATGCGCCGACTTCGTATAGGTAGCGAAGGAATTGAACCGAATGAACAAGAACGAACTCTTAGAGCACGCGTTGGCGGACCTGGGGAACATGCCCGCCCCGTCGGTGTCCGACGGCTTCATGGACGGCGTCTGGATGCGAGCGGGTCAGCTCGAGGAAAGGTCTTCGGAGCGTACACGCCTGGCGTTGTTTGCGGCCATGGCTTTCGTCGGTCTCGGTGCAGGTATTGGTGCTACCGCAGCGCCGGCAAGTGCCGAGGCCGCAAGCTTCCGCCTTGTCGATGGTGCAGACCTTTCTCCTGCTGCGTTGCTCCACGTCGAACCATGAAGATCAGCGCATTCCAATTTGCAATTGCCGCTCTTCTTGCTTTGGCGGCCGGGTGTATCGGAGCGTTTGCCATAGGCGAATGGCGCGGTGTCGCA contains the following coding sequences:
- a CDS encoding MBL fold metallo-hydrolase RNA specificity domain-containing protein; translated protein: MQEKDQPSLTFLGATGTVTGSRYLVEQGRRRILIDCGLFQGFKQLRLRNWNPFPVPPESISDVLLTHAHLDHSGYLPALVRNGFRGKIHATPSTTELCGLLLPDSGHLQEEEARYARRKAFSKHRDPQPLYTLDDAKAALGHFDPVSFDTALDMGDGISARFIPAGHLLGAASIRLTIDGRVLHFSGDVGRPTDPMMRSPDRFSGADILVSESTYGNRTHPSVDAEAELAEVINKVVGRGGTILVPAFAVGRVQGVMLQIARLRERGEIPDIPVYLNTPMGANATDIYHRHHGEHRVSRDDCKAMFDLAERVRTVEESKALNRVTTPKIIISASGMLTGGRILHHVVSFGQDPKNAIVLSGFQAGGTRGAALVQGKRTLRIFGDEIPIRAEVIQLEGLSGHADADELLAWMGKAKPPQMTYVTHGEPDAADALRFRIEHELGWDVRVPEHLERVSIRSPQ
- a CDS encoding metal-sensitive transcriptional regulator, whose amino-acid sequence is MEQRMKTKFEKEIARMRRIEGQARGIAKMMEEDRYCIDILQQFAAMEAALRSARMEVLKIHASHCLEEAVELGSKDDQRTKIAELIALLEKQAR
- a CDS encoding DUF411 domain-containing protein; translated protein: MTKPAFETRRLLPLFGAMLLAACAGAAQAATYTMFRDPSCGCCEDWADHVRAGLSAEVAVQDSPDMAAVKDGHQVPDELRSCHTMVVDGYVIEGHVPAADIARLLRERPAGVEGLAVAGMPLGSPGMEMNGQTQPYQVIAFGKSGRTVFNTYN
- a CDS encoding DUF2231 domain-containing protein produces the protein MFIRFNSFATYTKSAHLALEIFFEGFEWLTRISSMTVLRILRSHFAILLVAALSLPVDASAHDGHKKDMSDAEMAQMEMHGDADMHGAPSAARDHLASGKTEPAATTAATPVTAEQALEAKIAENRITSAGDLLGRLHPVAAHFPIALLLMAAIAEILLFMRPAWGLEITVRFLVSGGAAGAAAAAVFGWFAGGWRLEDRSETLALHRWNGTAIAAVAIMAAWLAFRPGSRKALRFVIALLAVALVIQGYHGGEMVFGPNHLGLE